The Aedes aegypti strain LVP_AGWG chromosome 1, AaegL5.0 Primary Assembly, whole genome shotgun sequence sequence taagttaagaggaaaataaccatcatggttttacaaattttcgaaacCAGTTTctttgctcaaaatttaaggaatgttcaagaaaatctatcattgcattacactggCTATATGGATTGCGATGGtagatttttatgaggatttctttaaatttgaacgaaaaaactggtttgtcctttttgatgattgctgctgattgaatgatggattcttgagccttaattaactcattacgcgtggtaaagatggacatattatgggtaaaattatgaaaaaaaaaatccacgtgctcggctgggatttgaaccctaaactaaaatttgagtataagccaaggggtgtgacaaaatctaataaaaaacataaaacatgttttttagacttaaacaaacgaaaaacattgaaattgagtaaatgtgtttttggcttaaacataagcgtttggcaccaaaatgaatcattgaaggtagccagtgctcaccgcatcaaaacaaaggcgccactgtatatgggacttaacattgtgacagcattgctgttctgtcataCACACAacgctacggtggcgctatctatgctttccaaaGCGGACGTTTTGGTTAtattaatgatccattgaaacagggctttaggacttaTTTggcattttaaataattttaaccaCAATTTCTAATGTTCACCCACTGTTCAGAGGAACTTTTTCACAGTTGATCAAACTGTAAACATCTCTCGTCGTGACCCACATGGGTCAAGCAAGTTTAAATCGAATTTTTGATACTCACTTAAAATGGGATTATCTCGATCGCTTTGAACACTGACCACATCTGCAATCTTTGTCGACTTCATAGTGAcacttttttgataatttaaacaattttttttaagcaGGATTATCCtattcttttcacttcaatCCGGCACTAGATTAGTGAAGCACACGTTtggtgctttgttttgattgaaactCGCTAGGCGTCTTTATCGACACAAATCAAGTCTCGGAGAGAGCTAACATCACGCTCAAAAGGagctgtcaaaacatttttcaaactgTTACGTAGTTTATGAGCGACCCCGTATGACGACCTCGcacacaaaacaaaaaaccCATTTGTAAACAAAGCACGGCGCCCGCAAAAGCGTTTCTGTCAACGTAATCAGTTTTTTTGCTGCTGGTTGGTGGTGGACATTCTTGCAGTGCAGCGGTCAGCAGCAATCAGGAGCGGAATCAAATTCGTCACATTTATCACAATCTCAAGACGCCCACGCACCGACAAATCAAAAGCTCAGCTTCCGCTCCACTTTCCGATCAAAACTTCAACTGGAAATGATTCAAATTTAGTCGAGTTACGGGAAAAATAGCGAAGGATAAACTGGTTTGTGTGTGACCTCATTTGACTCGCAATGAAGATGGCTCCAAGTAAGTGCAATTGCCATTGCATTTCAGGAAGACAATAATTATGCTAACGCGCAATTACTCTCCCCCAGAAACCACCAGCAACAATCTGAAGTACCTCAGCTTGGTGACGCTAACGCTGCAGAATGCCATACTGGGCCTTAGCATGCGCTATGCGCGAACCCGGCCGGGCGCAATGTTCCTTAGTTCCACGGCGGTCGTGATGGCCGAAGTGGTCAAACTGCTCACCAGTCTGGTGCTGGTGTTCATGGAGGAGGGCAAAAGCGTCCGGCGGCTTCAGTCCGCCCTGCACAGCACCATCGTGAAGCAACCGCTCGATACGCTCAAGATTTGCGTGCCCTCGTTTCTGTACATCCTGCAGAACAACCTGCTGTACGTTTCGGCGTCGCATCTGGACGCGGCCACCTACCAGGTGACCTATCAGCTGAAAATCCTGACGACGGCCGTTTTTGCGGTGATCATTCTGAGGAAGAAACTCTTTCCGACGCAATGGGCCGCCCTGGTGGCGCTGGTCGTGGGAGTGGCCACCGTGCAGCTGGCGCAAACCGATTCGAGTGGGACGGCGGCCTCCCGGCAGCAGCATATGCCAGGTGAGTTTCGACAAGATTAGACGGGTGGTAGATTGATGGGTTGGTAAAAGGTCtcttttttagagacttggtcactattttaagcCTGAGTGAAACTCAACGGATTTCAACTATGTTTTGTCAGTGTACtcgcacacatatctagtttctaaaagtggccaagggatctcgggaatgttcctgtggtcggagttactgcggtgggtcactgggtcaggtcgggtgaaaacggtcttggaggtaggcaaatttcaagtcacgtATTCCCGGAATCGGATAATTTCCGGCATCAACTGGTCAATACATCATGGATTTTAAGAAAAAGGCATCAGCgcaaaccttttgagaaacgattggaTTGGATAATCATGTGTCGTGCATTTGATTGACCCTAGAAATGACCAAACTCGGGTCCCCGAGATGCCTAAAAGTTACGATAATGTGACCAATTTGTGtctaaacatctgtgccaagctcaTTGGAACGCATTTTTAatgaactattatgtttgatttctagtTTCGAGAATTGAATCGGTTTAAATGTTGCAATCCTCCTCATTTATAGAGTAGAGTAGAATATCAGATCTTATTAGTCATATAAGTCACTTTTTCAGTCCCTTCCTTGAGTAAAGCTGATTTGAACAGTTTTCAGTAAAGTACAACGATCCCCGAAGTATtacaaaaatgattgaaatcttCTGATCCAAACGGCGGCCCATTATCGTAAACGTTTTCTTTCGGAAAACCATACCTTGCAAAAATCATCCTTAGCTTGAATATCGTAATTGCGGCTGTTGTTGATGTCATTATCTCAATCTCTGAAAATCATGAGAAATAATCAACTACGACTAGTAAGTGAACTCCATAAGTAATTTCAGTGAAATCTAAAGCAAGTTTTTGCCATGAGCCTGAAGGCAATGGAGTTCCACCACTGGTATTGCCGACGGCTCTGATACCAGCAAACGGTACATGATTTACAAAATCTTCAGTCATGCTATCGATTCTGGTCAGCCTTATCGCCTTATCGCTTTATAAACCATATCCCATAATTTCCTCTTCATTGCTGCAATTCCCAGGTGTTTTGTGCAAGAGCTAGAACTcggttttgcaaaatttttggaatgacGATCTTATTGTTTTGCAATACAAGTTTATCATCTGTTGACAGGTCTGTTGCTATCAGTTTATAACGATTTAACGTTCTAGGCCATCTATTTGGCGGATATGGTTACCATTTTATGAATTCCAGTAGTTCTACATCTCGTTTTGTGGTATCTATTATTCCGCAAAAAGGGACAGCAATTTGGCCAGAATCATCGGACACCAGTCTTATTATTCTTTCACTTTCTTCAGCATAAATTTATCCTTGACTGGATGCTTCCTGGCACAAAGCGGATCAGCGATATTTAGTTTACCGTGTCTGAAAATAGTTTTATAGTTGTAAGACATAAGGCGCAATTTCCTTCTTTGAACTCTTGCGCAAGGTTTTGATTTGTGCTCAAACATCGCACCTAAGGGCTTATGGTTGTTtttttcaatatcagcataatcaacgtgcacagccctcacctagcaagtgacgatgacgataaggacgctttctacgcgcagctggaacgtgaatacgacggctgcccaagccatgatgtcaaaatcgttatcggagatctcaacgctcaggttggccaggaggaggaatttagaccgattatagggaagttcagcgctcaccagcttacggacgaaaacggccttagactgattgatttcgccgcctccaaaaacatggccatacgtagtacctacttccagcacagcctcccgtatcggtacacctggagatcaccccaacaaactgaatcgcacatcgaccacgttttgattgatggaaaacacttctcggacattattgtcgcaccgccaccaaaccggatcgcgccagtgagactcgcgacgcgccttaactcgccgcattttgaaatcagttttttagtatGGCGCTgtattcttacgatttttatgaacacagcgcactattcacatattagctgcgacgctcggggcccgagaaaacaataattttaaataaatgttagtCTTGATTTCTACCAGATACACAATATCGACGACAGaacttatcgcggcgcaaacatcgattcggaccactacctagtgacggttaaagtgcgccaacgactctccgttgtgaacaacattcggtaccgacgcccgccacggtacaatctggaacgactcaagctacccgaagtcgcaactgattacgcgcaaagccttgaagcagcgttgccggaagagggagagctcaccgaagcccctcttgaggactgctggagtagtatcaaagcagccataaacagcgcagcggaaggtgccattgggttcgtggaagcaaatcgacggaacggttggttcgacgaggagtgtcagacggttttggacgaggagaatgcagcgcgggcaaggcacccgtcaaaacgtggaacgatactgTTGAGAAACTAAGTAATCGATGACTGATTAGAAGTCTTGCGTAGCAACCAGTTTGTTACTGGGGACCTAGAAGCTAATTTGTAATTCACTCATGTACTAACCACCAACCAATCAAgacgtttttcaataaaaacttgTTCCTTGTTCTTCGAAACCACTCCGTATTTTCTCTGAACACAAGAGGTTATGGACCCTGCACGGCGAGAATCAGTCTATGGTATCCCACAATTTTCTGGAACTGGCTACGAAAACTGGAAGTTTCGCGTTGAAAAGTTCCTGAAGTCGGTTGGTTTACTGGAAGTCCTGAGTCAAGATGTTCCTGAAGCCGCTCCAGAAGCAGTCAAGTTCATCGAAAAGGATAGCAAGGCATCGAATTGGATTATCGCTTTCGTTCATGATGACCTAATCGACCTGATTCGTGACAAAGAAACTGCGAAGGAAATCTGGACTACTTTGGGTAACGTGTATGCGAAGAAATCTGTTTCATCGCAAACGCTAATCCGGAAGCAACTGGCGAAGCTGAAAATGACTGAAGGATCGTCGGTGAAGGACCACCTGAAGACTTTCGACGAACTAATTCGGCAGTTAAGATCGGCTGGCGCTAAATTGGAAGAGGGTGATCTAGTTTCGCAACTGTTCGTCACACTTCCGGAGTCCTTTGATCCCCTGGTGACCGCATTAGAGAATCTTGAGGAGGACAAGCTGACGCTGGATGTAGTGCGAGAACGTTTACTAGCAGAAGAGCTGAAGAAGAATGATCGGATGACAGATGGCGAAGAAACGCCTGCAGCATTCGTTGGATCCAAGCAGAAGATCTGGAAATTTAATGGAAAATGTAACAAATGCTTGAAACCAGGACATATGGCCAAGGACTGCAAGCTGAGGAAATCGTTGGACGATTCTGACATGATTTGCGATGGAGAAGCGATTGTGTTTATGGCAGAATCTAAAGCGAATGAAAGCAGCAGACAGAAAATTAGTTTCAAGCTGGATTCAGGAGCTACAGATCACCTTGCTAATTCAAAGGATTGTTTCACGACGTTGGAGAAACTACAGCGACCTGTGAAGATTTGCGTTGCTAAGAATAATCAGTCGATTGTTGCCTGGCACAAAGGAGCGATTGTTGGAGTGAATCGGAATGGTGTTAAGATGGTAATAAACGATGTGTTCTACGTGCCGGAGCTAAGGGAAAATCTACTGTCGGTGAAGAAAATGACTGCGTCAGATGTCAATGTAATTTTCAAGAAATCGGCGGCTGAAATACAACACCAAGATACAATCGTCGCTGTTTGTCCGTTGATAGGAAGCTTCTACGAATTGGAACTGATCACCAGCATTGCATATTGTGAGAAGAAACGTTTGAGCGCTGACGATGCATTCGAACCAGAGGAGGAAGAAACGATGGATAATTCTGCGATCGAATCCTGCGATGAAGCTGAGGCAGAATATTTCCTGGAAAAGATATCTTCGATACCACGTCCTTATCAAAACTTAGAAGCGAGAAACAGGAGCCGCAAGAAGCAGAGGTATGTCAATTCCAATAAGATAATCAACATTGGATCCGGCCATCGGTTAAATCTTACAAGCATGAGCGCAGTAGATGAGAATCATGACTTCGAAGGCAAACTTTTGAAATCTTCAAGTGTGATCAACCGATATGTGGCAGATAAACGCAAGACTGTCCGATTAAGAGGGGGTGTTGAGAAACTAAGTAATCGATGACTGATTAGAAGTCTTGCGTAGCAACCAGTTTGTTACTGGGGACCTAGAAGCTAATTTGTAATTCACTCATGTACTAACCACCAACCAATCAAgacgtttttcaataaaaacttgTTCCTTGTTCTTCGAAACCACTCCGTATTTTCTCTGAACACAAgagatacaaacagaagcgaagacagcaaacccatctatttcGGGAttaaaagcgccgcctggaagagttggagtgcgaagagatggagcagctgtatcgttcttgATACGTCCGTAGAATAAAACAAAGGTGGTTTCTAGTTTAACGTCTATTCTATTTGGTGGTTGGACATATAatgaatggaccgatgcactggttcactatctgacgtttgagcggtgccgtgatatttacgtgaccatggcaacaagtgaattcggcaccgctcaaacgtcaaattcgtgaactcgtgcacaggtccattgaaaaattatttgttctGTCAAGGCCAACATTTCATGGGTTGCCTTGATGTAACATCTCCCCCTTAGAATAGCCAATATCCTTGAAGTTTTGACGGAAGCCTAAGTAATCGTCTAGGTCGATCGGGAACTTCCGGCTCGTCTGTTGGATTTGGCTCAGGTTCTTCGTGTTGTTCTTGTTCAGGTTCTTCTGCTGCAGGTATTAGTAAAGCTGGTACTTCTTCGAGTGGAACTTGATCATGAACAGCATTTAGTTCTTGAATGTTGATTGGGGGTAATTCGGCAGGTTCCTGTGGCAGGCCAAATTCGTCAAGGAAAATGGAAAGTGGTGATTCTTGACAGCGGGGTATTTCTGCTTCAACTCGGTTTTTCAGTTGATTGATGTGAGAACGGATTAATCGCTTGCCTTGGGTCAGTAATACGTTGTAGTTGACCTTTCCAATACGTTCGATGATTACAGCGGGCATCCAGGACCATGAATTAGCTTGGTGGACTTGGGCATACACCGTATCACCTCGGTCGAAGGTCCTATGGTCTCGTTCGGTAGCATTATTCTGGCGTTCTGTTTCTTCGGGGTTCTGACGTATATGACTATCTGGAGGATTCAATAGAGCTGCCACCGTCCGCATTGGCCGTCCTAGCATCTTCTGCGCTGGTGACTGTCCTCCGAGATCTTGTGTTGAAGTGGAGCGGTATACGGTAAGAAAAGTGTGCAGTGAATCTTCTAGGGACTCTCCTCCCGAACGAATTTTCTTCACGCTTCTCTTCACGGTGTCCACAAAACGTTCCGCCACCCCGTTTGACTGGGGGTGGTACGGAGCCGTACGGATGTgacgaattccaaaaaaattgcaaaaattctGGAACTCCGAACCGGTGAATTGTGTTCCGTTGTCACTTACCACGGTCTCGGGAATTCCAAACGTTGAGAACATCTGCTTGAGGAGCTTAATCCTCGTTTTTGCCGTTATTGATTTGGTCAGCACTACTTCAGGCCATCTAGTGAAAGGATCAACGACCACCAGAAAGTAGTTGCCATCTACCGGTCCAGCGTAGTCTATATGGATGCGGGACCACGGTTTTTCAGGAGCAGGCCATGGCTCTGGCTTCGTCTTGACAGGAGCCTTGGCAGCAGAAGCACAATGAACGCAACGTCGGACAAAATCTTCAATTTCACCATCTATTCCGGGCCAGTACACGTAGTTGCGGACGATTGATTTCATTCGTACCACGCCAGGATGACCACGGTGGAATTGATTGAGCAGGCGTCGTCGAAAAGTCTCCGGAACGATCACTCTTTCCTTGAACAGTACGCATTCACTGATTATGGTGAGAGATTCACGTCGGTTGTAGTACGGTTGAACTTCTTAGGCTACTTGCTTGGAAACAGCTGGCCATCCGTCCAGAATGTACCGTTTTACTTGCTGGAGAATCTTGCACTTTTTTGTGGCATCTTGGAGTGCTGAGAAAGAAACGGGAACTGCTTCTACTGTCGTGTTCAGAATGCTTACCATATCTTCTTCAAGCGAAACTGAAGCGATGATGTAGTCTTCTTCTGGACGCATGCTTCGGTCGATGAGGCGGGAAAGCATGTCAGCACATCCAAATTCGTTGGTCGAAACATATTCAATGTCGAAATCATAATTCAGCATGATGAGAGCCCAGCGCTGCAGCCGGTTGGCGGTGTGCACTGGTATGCCTTTCTTCGATCCGAAAATCGACAAAAGTGGCTTGTGATCCGTCTGGAGCGTGAATCTTCTTCCCAGTAGAAACTTGTGGAACTTGGTTACACCATATACAAGGGCTAAGGCTTCTTTTTCCGGTTGTCCATATGCTTGCTCTGCAGTTGTGAGAGAGCGTGAAGCGTGTTGAATGGCTTTCAAGCTTCCGTTCGGGAACTTGTGGAAGATTACGGCTCCAATTCCTGTCTTCGATGCGTCTGCAGCAACAACAATTGGTAACTTTGGATTGTAGTGGGCCAAGAGCACATGCTTGAATTTTTCGAAAGATCGCTGACAATCGGCACTCCAATTCCACTTGACGTCCTTCCGCAGTAGTTGATCCAAAGGGTGACGCAGGTCGTGAATGTTTGGAACAAATTTACCATAGTAGTTCACGGCTCCAAGAAACGATCGCAATTCAGAAATGTTCTGcggtggaggaattcttgaaatggTCTTCACTTTCTCCGGGTCTGGACGGATACCACTGCGGTCGGTAATGTGACCTAGGTAGCGGACTTCAGTTTGAAAAAACTTGCATTTTTGCATCTTCAGGTGAAATCCCCAGTCCTTTAGCCTTTGTAGCACTAGGTTCAACGATTCAGCGAATGTCCGCAACAAGACTTTCAATCAGCCGTTGGAACGCTCCCGGCGCTGACTTGACACCTGGAGCTAGGTGGTTGAAGCGAAACAAACCTCTATGCGTGTTGATTGTTAGAAGTTGCGTGGAGTCTTCAGTCACCTCGCACTGCAGATATGCATCGGATAGGTCGATCACACTGTAGTATTGACTTCCTGCCAGCTgtgcaaaaatttcttcaggtgtGGGCAGCGGATAGTTGTTGGCTTCCAGTGCGTTGTTAAGTCCGGTCGAGTAATCCGCGCAAATCCGAACTCTGCCATCCGGTTTCTTGACAGCAACGATCGGTGCTGCCCATTCCGAAAAATCAACAGGTGTAATGATTCCTAGGCTTTGAAGTCGATTGAGTTCAGCATCGATCATCGGAACGGAATGAAATGGAACAGGTCGTTTTGGGCAGAAAACTGCTTGCTTCCCGGCTTCAGATGCAGCTGAACCTTCGTGCGGTTGCACAACCCAAGCGATTCGCTGAAAACGTCCTTATGGTTCATCTTCAGTTGTTGAATTTCTCGCTCGATTTCTTGCCTTGAAGGTAAAACAACTTGATTGCAGATTGTATCAAACGGAATCGACCAGAGGTTGAATAGGTCAATCCATTCGATGCCCATCAGATTGAGATTTCGTACGGATGTCACGAAACATCGGCCTCGCTTGGTTGTGCCCTTTAGCGTTACATTGCAGTCAAACTCACCGAGCAGCAGAAGTGGTTCGCCTGAAGCGTTGGAGGCTTGACTTGATGATGGTTTCATCTTCGGCTTGCCGAGTTCTTCCCAAACTGCTTCCGAAACGATGGAAATATCGCTGGCTGAATCCAATTGAAGAGAGATTGGAACGTCGTTGATCATCATAGTGACGAACTTCCGTTTCTGTTCACGATGCTCAATGTGGTTGACGATGAATACCCCTTTAATTTCAGCGCTGGATTTTCCCTTCTTCCGCTTCTTGCTGTTGTTTGTTTGAGCTGAATTGGATGGCTTTGCAGACTTCATGGAGCAGGAACAATATCCTTCCTTATGACCGACGTGATTACATTCCTTGCAGAGGTGGGTGCTGTAGCCGCATTCCTTCACGAAGTGCATTTGGCCACATTGCCAACAAGGAGACTTCGGCTTCTTACTTTCATGCTTCACGGAAACTTTCTGATGCGTTGCGCTCTTCCTGTCCCTGACGGCGTGAACCATTGATTTCGAACTGCCCTGCTGTTCGATGAtcgtggtatcttccttcaggTTGACAAGGCGTTGATACTCGTCAATTAACGACTGGAGAGTGGCTGGAGCTTCAGGCTTTTCGTTTTCCAGAATTGAAAGTAATCTTGCTCGGACATCGGCGTACTTCGAGGCTTTCAGTCCGCTGACAAACATCAGGCACTTGAAATGATCGAGAGTGAGGTTCTGGAATTGAAAATCTTCACAGGCTCGGTTCACGTGTCCTCCATAGCTGATTATGTCTTCACAATCGCTCTTCACCAACTGGAGACATTTTCACGGTATCTTCAAACTTGACCTCTTTTGGCAACTTCGGCAAAATATAATTGAGATAGCGGCTGTGCGAAGCGGTGTCTAGCTTCCGGAGAAGAAGACGAACTTTTGCGGCATCGTCCAGCTGGCGGGCATCATTCTCGAAGAGGTCTTGATAACGATCAAACCAACGGCCAAACGTGACTCCGTTTTCTTCATCGAAAGAGAATTCGGTAATGTTTGATGACAGGGATTCCAAAATCTGCTCTTGACTTTGATGCTGCGGAAGTTGCTGCTGGACCGCCATTTGCTAAAGAAGCTGGGCCATTTGAAGGATAACGTCTTGAATTCCAGGTTCTTGATTAGCTGGCATGTTCGTGGATTCTTATTTTACGTCGCCAAATTATACGTCCGTAGAATAAAACAAAGGTGGTTTCTAGTTTAACGTCTATTCTATTTGGTGGTTGGACATATAatgaattgaaaaattatttgttctGTCAAGGCCAACATTTCATGGGTTGCCTTGATGTAAcagttctcaagaaacacgaaagttctacaagaaactaaatgcattccgcaaaggctttgtgccgcgagccgaaatgtgccggggtaaggatggaggtatcttgacggacgaacgtgaggcgattgaaaggtggaatcagcactacgatgaacacctaaacggcgcagaggaggaagatcaagacagcaggaggaatggcttcatcagtacggcggatgagggagacgtgccaactcccacaataggtgaagttaagaatgctatcaaacagctcaagaacaacaaagcagctggaaaggatgatattggagcggaacttattaaaatgggcccggacaggttggccacttgtctgtaccgattgatagccaggatctgggatacagaacagctaccggaggagtggaaggagggaataatatacccaatatacaaatagggtgacaagttagaatgtgagaactatcgagcgatcaccattcttaatgcagactataaagtgctttcccagatcatcttccgccgtctatcgccactggcaagcagatttgtgggaagttatcaagccggttttgtggacgggcgatcgacgacagaccaaatctttatgttgcggcagatcctccaaaagtgtcgcgaatatcaagtccctacgcaccacctattcatcgatttcaaagcggcctatgataccatctaccgcgaagagctatggaagattatagacgagaatggttttcccgggaaactgactagactgatc is a genomic window containing:
- the LOC5578291 gene encoding UDP-N-acetylglucosamine transporter yields the protein MKMAPKTTSNNLKYLSLVTLTLQNAILGLSMRYARTRPGAMFLSSTAVVMAEVVKLLTSLVLVFMEEGKSVRRLQSALHSTIVKQPLDTLKICVPSFLYILQNNLLYVSASHLDAATYQVTYQLKILTTAVFAVIILRKKLFPTQWAALVALVVGVATVQLAQTDSSGTAASRQQHMPGEPDQNRLLGFSAALGACFLSGFAGIYFEKMLKGADISIWMRNIQLSLLSLPFGLITCFVNDGSKITSDGFFFGYDGFIWYLILLQAGGGLIVAVVVKYADNILKGFATSLAIIISCVASMYLFDFNLTMQFTFGAALVIASIFLYGYDPNAAAKQKIIKLNPDSQERLLAEKV